The following proteins are co-located in the Desulfomonile tiedjei genome:
- a CDS encoding ferredoxin — translation MAKTVVIDEEACSGCGTCAAIAEDCFVLNEETEKASVVSQTACAEDVMQEAIDTCPEEAISWQD, via the coding sequence ATGGCAAAGACGGTCGTGATAGATGAAGAAGCTTGCAGCGGATGCGGTACATGTGCAGCAATAGCGGAAGATTGCTTCGTACTCAATGAAGAGACTGAAAAGGCCTCGGTGGTTAGTCAAACCGCATGCGCCGAGGATGTCATGCAGGAAGCCATAGACACTTGTCCTGAAGAGGCGATCAGTTGGCAGGACTGA
- a CDS encoding HU family DNA-binding protein, giving the protein MTKAEFVDKLAKKGETTKKHAAEAIDLVFGAIKELLTKEQQISIPGFGKFSVVKRAARTGINPQTKKKIKIKATKAPKFSAAKALKESVK; this is encoded by the coding sequence ATGACAAAGGCCGAATTTGTTGACAAGTTGGCCAAGAAGGGGGAAACCACCAAGAAGCACGCTGCTGAAGCTATTGACTTAGTTTTCGGAGCGATAAAGGAGCTGTTGACCAAGGAACAGCAGATCTCGATTCCAGGGTTCGGAAAGTTCTCCGTGGTCAAGAGGGCTGCCCGCACAGGCATCAATCCTCAGACCAAGAAGAAGATCAAAATCAAGGCCACGAAAGCTCCGAAGTTTTCGGCAGCAAAGGCCTTGAAGGAATCGGTTAAGTAA
- the miaA gene encoding tRNA (adenosine(37)-N6)-dimethylallyltransferase MiaA, which yields MPKIVVVAGPTASGKTAVGIRLAERFSGEIVSADSVQVYRYLDIGSAKPTAEERERIAHHMIDIRDPDEEFSAGDYVREARATIGKILQKGRVPFVVGGTGLYIRSLLGGMADLPPAQPALRSRMLEAEADSKGTLFARLEQVDPATARSTPPDNIPRIIRALEVFEVTGKTMSQVQEEHGFRDRPYGHIFICLSLEKSLLYERIDKRVDSMIEGGLLEEVVSLYERGYSPNLNSMQSLGYRHIGMILSGQIETQEAIRLMKRDTRHYAKRQLTWFRSEPGVLWCDPEEIAGIGLMVTNFLER from the coding sequence ATTCCCAAAATAGTAGTTGTCGCCGGCCCGACTGCCTCGGGTAAGACAGCAGTCGGAATCAGGTTGGCCGAAAGATTCTCCGGCGAGATTGTTTCAGCCGATTCCGTTCAGGTCTACAGATACCTCGATATCGGCTCGGCAAAACCCACAGCGGAAGAACGAGAGCGAATCGCTCATCATATGATAGACATTCGTGACCCTGATGAAGAGTTCTCCGCGGGAGATTACGTGAGGGAGGCTCGAGCAACCATTGGGAAAATCCTGCAAAAGGGACGCGTTCCCTTTGTGGTTGGGGGAACCGGGCTCTATATTAGATCCCTGTTGGGAGGCATGGCCGACTTACCTCCCGCCCAACCTGCACTGAGAAGCCGGATGCTGGAAGCGGAAGCAGACTCGAAAGGAACCTTATTTGCAAGGCTGGAGCAAGTCGACCCTGCAACGGCGCGCAGTACGCCGCCTGATAATATCCCCAGAATCATTCGAGCCCTTGAGGTCTTCGAAGTGACGGGAAAAACCATGTCGCAGGTTCAGGAAGAACACGGCTTCCGGGATCGGCCTTACGGGCACATTTTTATATGTTTGTCGTTGGAAAAGTCACTTTTGTACGAACGTATTGATAAGCGAGTTGACAGTATGATAGAAGGTGGATTATTGGAGGAAGTAGTCTCTTTGTACGAGCGCGGGTATTCCCCAAATCTCAATTCCATGCAAAGTCTGGGATATAGGCACATCGGCATGATATTGTCCGGACAGATTGAAACCCAGGAAGCAATCCGGCTCATGAAAAGAGATACCCGACACTACGCCAAAAGACAGTTAACATGGTTTCGTTCCGAACCCGGGGTTTTGTGGTGTGATCCTGAAGAAATCGCAGGGATCGGATTGATGGTTACTAATTTTCTCGAGCGCTGA
- a CDS encoding PAS domain S-box protein — MIGQSPAKRLQNSLVLSSVVGIFTVGVIVAVASIVPLYEYLKKEEERNLVLAMNAKTMAVEEYLARAKDVASQIASRTVARQILEQYNQGRISRAKLAEITGEILLDAVHYSEEVWGITRLDKKGETVVQVGLELPEAAWPVPEVTSKHTGFYGPFPMGNRSFLVIRAPIMDRQSVLVGTDLILFRLFHLQRIIEDYTGLGKTGETVLGVINDGRIDLVFPLRGSKDEVPGSIPKESTLGQALQKAAMKQSGFLRHETSADDKDVVAFGPVRNSDWCIAVKMDQDELYAPVKQQIFSTSSIIVVLILLGTLGMVLLVRPLAGKMIVRTDELERQVKEKTASLKQELSERKKMVRWLKDSERRYRTLLEEVPDVIFLLDKEGHFTYVNTQVEKFIHYPVEKILETPLQDHVVPEDRALVETMFTMSPDAIWDEEVGMIDASGAEKFARIRSKAILSEETGPIRYEGVMRDITRRKSLEEEVKASREQLIEKIKIIDDLYEHIVQTGKSKAIADHTAEVAHELRQPLAIIGGFARRLARQFDSCEITDTGGQRESCRIIIDEIKRLEKILDTLIDFTRHERIHLKRVDPNDIIENVLRVNQGRIGEKNLRVEVNLEKHVGDVSLDPERFEQVVRNLVSNAIEASPNGEVITVSTGFFIPSEKASETGGLESESYFEMKIGNQGREIPPDELQKIFSPFYTTKNYGTGIGLTLAKKIVEEHDGSISVKSDEEGTMFTLWLPLHHERFSALVGVVPSGS; from the coding sequence ATGATAGGCCAGAGTCCTGCAAAACGTCTTCAGAATTCACTCGTCCTATCCTCGGTTGTGGGCATTTTCACCGTTGGCGTCATAGTCGCGGTGGCCTCAATAGTCCCTTTGTACGAGTACCTGAAGAAGGAAGAGGAAAGAAATCTTGTCCTTGCCATGAACGCCAAGACCATGGCTGTGGAGGAGTATCTGGCCAGGGCCAAGGACGTGGCATCCCAAATAGCAAGCCGTACCGTAGCCCGGCAAATACTCGAGCAATATAACCAGGGCCGGATAAGTCGGGCAAAGCTCGCTGAGATTACGGGGGAGATCCTGCTGGATGCGGTCCATTATTCAGAAGAAGTCTGGGGCATTACGAGACTGGACAAAAAGGGGGAAACGGTCGTTCAAGTTGGGTTGGAGCTTCCGGAAGCGGCCTGGCCTGTCCCGGAAGTGACATCAAAGCACACCGGCTTCTATGGACCGTTCCCCATGGGAAATCGCTCCTTTTTGGTAATCCGGGCTCCCATCATGGATAGACAATCGGTCCTGGTAGGAACCGATTTGATCCTGTTCAGGCTCTTTCATTTGCAGCGAATCATCGAAGACTATACCGGCCTCGGGAAAACGGGAGAAACAGTCCTGGGAGTGATTAACGACGGGCGCATAGATCTGGTCTTTCCTCTTCGGGGAAGTAAGGACGAAGTCCCTGGAAGCATTCCAAAAGAATCGACCCTGGGACAGGCCCTTCAAAAGGCTGCCATGAAGCAGAGCGGCTTTCTTCGTCATGAAACTTCGGCCGACGACAAAGACGTAGTCGCGTTCGGCCCGGTGCGAAACTCGGATTGGTGCATCGCCGTAAAGATGGACCAGGACGAGCTTTACGCGCCGGTAAAACAGCAAATTTTCTCCACAAGCAGCATCATAGTCGTGTTGATCCTGCTTGGTACGCTGGGAATGGTGCTCCTGGTCAGACCTCTTGCAGGAAAGATGATTGTGCGAACAGATGAATTGGAAAGGCAGGTTAAGGAAAAGACTGCATCGCTGAAACAAGAGCTGAGTGAACGCAAGAAAATGGTGCGGTGGCTGAAAGATTCTGAGCGTCGTTATCGCACACTCCTTGAAGAAGTCCCCGACGTCATATTCCTGCTGGACAAAGAAGGGCACTTCACTTACGTCAACACGCAAGTTGAGAAGTTCATCCACTATCCAGTCGAAAAGATCTTGGAGACTCCCCTCCAAGACCACGTTGTCCCTGAAGACCGAGCATTGGTGGAAACCATGTTCACGATGAGCCCTGACGCAATCTGGGACGAGGAAGTGGGCATGATAGATGCCTCCGGAGCGGAGAAGTTTGCGCGCATCCGATCCAAAGCGATCCTTTCGGAGGAGACCGGGCCAATCCGTTATGAAGGCGTCATGAGGGACATTACACGCCGGAAAAGCTTGGAGGAGGAGGTCAAAGCCTCGCGGGAACAGCTGATTGAAAAGATTAAAATTATTGATGACTTGTACGAACATATAGTTCAAACGGGCAAATCAAAAGCCATCGCTGACCATACAGCGGAAGTGGCCCATGAACTCCGGCAGCCACTTGCCATTATAGGCGGATTCGCCCGGCGTTTAGCGAGGCAATTTGATTCCTGCGAGATAACGGACACCGGTGGGCAAAGAGAGTCCTGCCGCATTATCATTGACGAGATAAAAAGGCTGGAGAAGATACTCGACACCCTCATCGACTTCACTCGTCATGAACGCATACATCTTAAGCGAGTAGACCCCAACGACATAATCGAGAACGTGCTGCGCGTGAATCAAGGCAGAATTGGCGAGAAGAATCTACGCGTCGAGGTCAATCTGGAAAAGCATGTAGGCGACGTGTCCCTGGACCCTGAACGGTTCGAGCAGGTGGTCCGGAACCTGGTGTCCAACGCGATTGAGGCTTCCCCTAACGGCGAAGTCATTACGGTTTCAACGGGCTTTTTCATTCCAAGTGAGAAGGCCAGCGAGACCGGGGGGCTCGAATCGGAAAGCTACTTCGAGATGAAAATTGGGAATCAGGGTCGCGAGATTCCGCCTGACGAGCTGCAAAAGATCTTTAGCCCCTTCTACACTACAAAGAATTACGGCACCGGAATCGGTCTCACACTTGCAAAGAAGATCGTCGAGGAGCACGATGGTTCCATCTCCGTGAAATCGGACGAAGAAGGAACCATGTTCACACTCTGGCTTCCGCTACACCATGAGAGGTTTTCCGCACTCGTCGGCGTCGTACCGTCAGGTTCCTGA
- a CDS encoding ankyrin repeat domain-containing protein, translating to MNEKVLTAATSGDLAEIRRLFSLGADPNAKDDFGWSALMWAASMGFSDVVGMLLAAGADRDARDQYGATALMKACRRGFYDVAQRLVEAGAQVNAGDEFGWTALMRASRRGYVDVVRLLLDSGARLEEADQYGATALIMAAAEGHTDVVKLLLERGADVHARDRNSWTALMWAISMRHKDVVDLLKKHEKA from the coding sequence ATGAACGAAAAAGTCTTGACCGCGGCGACTTCGGGCGACCTGGCCGAAATCCGGCGCCTTTTTTCTCTGGGCGCTGACCCCAATGCAAAAGATGATTTTGGCTGGAGTGCTTTAATGTGGGCGGCCTCTATGGGCTTCTCGGACGTAGTCGGAATGCTGCTGGCAGCCGGGGCGGACAGGGACGCGCGGGACCAGTACGGCGCCACCGCTCTGATGAAAGCCTGCCGCAGAGGCTTTTACGACGTAGCTCAACGCCTGGTAGAGGCGGGAGCGCAAGTGAATGCGGGCGATGAATTCGGCTGGACCGCTCTTATGAGGGCATCGCGGAGGGGATACGTCGATGTGGTGAGGCTCTTGCTGGATTCGGGGGCCCGGCTGGAAGAGGCGGACCAATACGGTGCGACCGCGCTGATCATGGCCGCGGCCGAGGGCCATACCGACGTGGTCAAATTGCTCCTGGAACGCGGCGCGGACGTCCACGCCCGTGACAGGAATAGCTGGACCGCTCTTATGTGGGCAATCTCGATGCGCCACAAGGACGTTGTAGACCTTCTGAAAAAACACGAGAAAGCGTGA
- a CDS encoding PQQ-binding-like beta-propeller repeat protein gives MRRLTEAERRHIIGLIEREEELPPYYRDLLFPPVIERHKWVFKTSAAVASSPCLDRGILYCGSRDGNLYAIDAGSGAEKWRFQTAGRVDCSPVVIGELVCVGSNDGYLYGIDTQSGQSQWRFRAGDWIMGSPVFWNGNVYAACNDGNLYGVDLLTGQAVWKYSARNWMISAPVVHEGVIFFGSGDSRLHAVDIDARKERWTLKTGGDVSSPVVAGAAIYCGSRDGNLYAAAIDKGTERWRFETGDWWQSHPIVSRPVVADDTVYFGSNDHYLYAVDTASGEEKWKFKARGWIMCAPAVDRGTIYFGGGGGAFYGLDQETGKERWRIQTRNWIVSCPSVHGGVVYFGCGDGNLYALEA, from the coding sequence ATGCGCCGACTCACTGAAGCAGAGAGGCGGCATATCATCGGGCTTATCGAGCGCGAGGAAGAATTGCCGCCGTACTATAGGGACCTATTGTTTCCGCCGGTAATCGAAAGGCACAAATGGGTGTTCAAGACCTCCGCGGCGGTTGCGTCGTCTCCATGTCTGGATCGCGGCATTCTCTATTGCGGTAGCAGAGACGGGAATCTGTACGCGATCGACGCCGGCTCGGGCGCTGAAAAGTGGAGATTCCAAACCGCCGGGAGAGTGGACTGCTCCCCTGTGGTGATCGGTGAGTTGGTGTGTGTAGGCAGCAATGATGGGTACCTGTACGGGATAGACACCCAATCCGGGCAATCTCAATGGAGGTTCAGGGCCGGTGATTGGATCATGGGCTCGCCGGTCTTTTGGAACGGGAATGTCTACGCAGCATGCAACGACGGAAATCTTTACGGGGTCGATCTTCTTACAGGCCAAGCGGTCTGGAAATACTCCGCACGAAACTGGATGATCTCCGCTCCTGTAGTGCATGAGGGCGTGATCTTTTTCGGCAGCGGCGATTCCCGACTTCACGCGGTGGACATCGACGCGCGAAAGGAAAGGTGGACCCTCAAGACCGGCGGAGATGTCTCGTCTCCGGTTGTGGCCGGCGCGGCCATTTATTGTGGGAGTAGGGACGGGAATTTGTACGCCGCGGCAATTGATAAGGGCACTGAACGATGGCGATTCGAGACCGGGGACTGGTGGCAGTCTCATCCTATTGTGTCGCGGCCCGTGGTGGCGGATGACACCGTGTATTTCGGCAGCAACGATCATTACTTGTATGCAGTCGATACAGCCAGTGGAGAAGAAAAGTGGAAGTTCAAGGCCAGAGGTTGGATCATGTGCGCGCCGGCAGTAGATCGCGGAACCATCTATTTCGGAGGTGGCGGCGGAGCTTTTTACGGGCTGGATCAGGAAACCGGAAAAGAAAGATGGCGCATCCAGACGAGGAATTGGATCGTCTCCTGCCCGTCCGTACACGGAGGGGTTGTCTACTTCGGATGCGGAGATGGAAATCTGTACGCCCTGGAGGCGTAG
- a CDS encoding glycosyltransferase family 39 protein, with amino-acid sequence MFFLLFLWGVIVVVVNPIGEFQVNDDWSFQRALERLASQGKIESTGWGPNWAPGGPSLIFHLLWGRLFTLFGGWSATTLRISVLVMGVLGSIGMLMLLRRCAGSECFALWGTLTFLLNPLVLSQCFTYMSDVTFAAVTLFSVLFVYVAVRRGGIPFLVVGLVLALCSILTRQLGLVVPAALLGAWALHPGVRPLSTVWMLVLIVSIVLAPWLAYEYFLSWTGGTPLTQHQVLYNVLRHPQAKGFFGYLAFLAANCAIAFAYVGFLISPVLALRLPSYLKWKPFAYFAAALTAACLLFESALLAGLIDPPVGFLRNVIFDFGIGPILLKDTYIMEIQRTIGLPKALFYLLVYWAALFAAVLGCGICESLRHLFTEEEGYRQEPRGFLSTFCLLAALLYLGVIILSGFHDRYLIPVCMWLIVWFVADKPSDKALPVRRLTWIPAAVPLVLMGLFAVIGTHDFMSMKRSLHQAQNYLVADLHVNPCHVDGGFEFNGYRCYRPDFMPKQGLSWWWVEQEDYLLAMGPLPDYSVVRTFPFPRIIGGQAAVYVLKPDEPASAGGH; translated from the coding sequence TTGTTTTTTTTGCTCTTTCTCTGGGGAGTAATCGTAGTTGTTGTCAATCCCATCGGAGAATTCCAGGTCAATGATGACTGGAGTTTTCAAAGGGCACTGGAAAGACTCGCTTCTCAAGGAAAAATCGAGTCCACAGGGTGGGGACCCAACTGGGCGCCGGGTGGACCGTCCCTGATATTCCATCTTTTGTGGGGAAGGCTGTTCACGCTTTTCGGCGGATGGTCGGCCACCACACTTAGAATATCGGTTCTGGTAATGGGTGTCCTTGGCTCGATAGGGATGTTGATGTTGCTGCGGCGGTGCGCAGGCAGTGAGTGCTTTGCGCTCTGGGGAACCCTCACGTTCCTCCTAAACCCACTGGTTCTGTCTCAGTGCTTCACCTACATGAGCGATGTTACGTTCGCCGCTGTGACCCTGTTTTCAGTATTGTTCGTTTACGTGGCGGTACGAAGGGGAGGCATTCCCTTCTTGGTCGTGGGTTTAGTATTGGCCTTGTGCTCAATTCTCACAAGACAGCTCGGATTGGTTGTGCCCGCGGCTCTCCTCGGAGCATGGGCACTGCATCCTGGAGTCAGGCCACTGAGCACCGTGTGGATGCTGGTCCTAATTGTGTCGATCGTTCTGGCGCCCTGGTTAGCATACGAGTATTTCCTTTCTTGGACAGGTGGCACCCCGTTAACCCAACACCAGGTGCTGTACAATGTTTTGCGTCACCCTCAGGCAAAGGGGTTCTTCGGGTATCTAGCGTTTCTCGCTGCCAACTGCGCAATTGCTTTTGCCTATGTCGGTTTTCTTATTTCGCCCGTATTGGCGCTCAGATTGCCTTCTTATCTCAAGTGGAAGCCATTCGCGTATTTCGCTGCGGCACTTACAGCCGCTTGCCTACTTTTCGAGTCGGCTCTGCTCGCGGGTCTGATTGACCCACCGGTCGGGTTCTTGCGCAATGTTATATTTGATTTCGGTATCGGCCCCATACTGCTCAAAGATACGTACATAATGGAAATCCAGCGGACCATCGGTCTTCCCAAGGCTTTGTTTTATTTGTTGGTTTATTGGGCTGCTCTTTTTGCCGCGGTGTTGGGGTGCGGGATTTGCGAATCCCTGAGGCATCTGTTCACGGAAGAGGAGGGCTATCGCCAAGAGCCCAGGGGCTTTCTCTCCACTTTTTGCCTGCTGGCGGCCCTGTTATACCTGGGGGTGATAATCTTGTCCGGGTTTCACGATCGGTACCTGATCCCGGTCTGCATGTGGCTCATTGTCTGGTTTGTGGCCGACAAGCCAAGCGACAAGGCCTTGCCCGTTCGACGGTTGACCTGGATCCCGGCTGCCGTCCCATTGGTGCTCATGGGTCTGTTCGCGGTGATTGGAACTCATGACTTCATGTCCATGAAACGGTCCCTCCATCAGGCACAAAATTACCTGGTCGCAGATCTGCATGTGAACCCGTGCCATGTTGATGGAGGCTTCGAATTCAATGGATACCGGTGCTATCGGCCTGATTTTATGCCTAAACAGGGTCTGAGCTGGTGGTGGGTCGAACAAGAGGACTACCTATTGGCGATGGGCCCTCTGCCTGACTACAGTGTGGTCCGAACATTTCCCTTCCCGCGCATTATAGGAGGGCAGGCTGCCGTATATGTTCTCAAGCCTGACGAACCCGCCAGCGCCGGTGGACATTGA
- a CDS encoding glycosyltransferase, with protein sequence MRDVLQALLRVPHIDPIEEANLPPTPPLISVIVPAHNEEAKLRACLQSVIEQDYPRFELIVVDDRSTDDTAAIAASVVRGLENCKIVSVDHLRPGWTGKCHALDVGVRHATGEWLAFLDADSRLHRSALRQCYHHATRSHVNMITLSPKFIMNSFWEKALQPSFAAMSCILFPLDKVNDPDSSVASANGMFYLITRHAYEKIGGHHDVRELAVEDIGIGKRVKAAGLGLIFANGRHILQTRMYTSFREILRGWTRILSAAMNYELPTVLRFLGMHLLMSFPVLLASMYFYVCGAPSVWPGGWFLLPAVCLGVMCLVPALFYSQLGTAHRYTVLLILGNLMLIWVFLVIVKKILFKDALQWRGTTYHGSRYQPTRLEPGTSHAYPARSPVFE encoded by the coding sequence ATGCGGGACGTACTGCAAGCCTTGCTTCGGGTGCCGCACATTGATCCGATCGAGGAAGCAAATCTTCCGCCGACGCCCCCTTTGATTTCCGTTATCGTGCCGGCTCACAACGAAGAGGCCAAGTTAAGAGCATGCCTGCAATCTGTTATTGAGCAGGACTACCCCCGGTTTGAACTTATTGTGGTCGACGACCGCTCGACGGACGATACAGCCGCGATTGCCGCGTCTGTGGTTCGCGGCCTCGAAAACTGCAAAATAGTATCGGTTGATCATCTGAGACCGGGATGGACGGGCAAGTGCCACGCGTTGGACGTGGGAGTCAGACATGCGACAGGCGAATGGCTGGCATTCCTCGACGCAGACAGCAGGCTTCACAGGTCTGCTTTGCGTCAATGCTATCATCACGCGACGCGTTCACACGTGAACATGATAACGTTAAGCCCCAAGTTCATTATGAACAGCTTCTGGGAAAAAGCCTTGCAGCCCAGCTTTGCAGCCATGTCGTGCATTCTCTTTCCTCTCGATAAGGTGAATGATCCCGACAGCTCCGTGGCCTCCGCAAACGGGATGTTCTATCTCATAACCAGGCATGCTTACGAAAAGATCGGCGGCCACCACGACGTGCGAGAACTGGCCGTGGAAGATATCGGCATAGGAAAAAGGGTCAAGGCGGCAGGGCTGGGGCTTATATTCGCAAATGGCCGCCACATTTTGCAAACACGCATGTACACTAGTTTCAGGGAAATCCTGCGTGGTTGGACCCGGATTCTCAGTGCCGCCATGAATTACGAACTTCCCACGGTCTTGAGATTCCTGGGAATGCACCTGTTGATGAGCTTTCCGGTTTTGCTGGCTTCAATGTACTTTTACGTATGCGGGGCCCCGTCGGTCTGGCCTGGAGGGTGGTTCCTCTTGCCCGCCGTTTGCCTGGGCGTAATGTGCCTAGTCCCCGCCCTTTTTTATTCTCAATTGGGAACCGCCCATAGATATACGGTTCTCCTCATTCTGGGAAACCTTATGTTGATCTGGGTGTTTCTAGTGATTGTCAAGAAGATACTGTTCAAAGACGCTCTTCAATGGCGCGGAACCACTTATCATGGAAGCCGCTATCAGCCGACAAGACTGGAGCCCGGTACGTCACATGCGTATCCGGCCAGGTCACCGGTGTTTGAGTAG
- a CDS encoding YggT family protein yields MFVVANLIDAVAGVIDIVLTIYMWIIIIAALISWVNPDPYNPIVRFLYSVTEPVFGIVRRHLPLPAMGIDFSPIIVLLVIVFLQQFLVKTLHQIAVNLQ; encoded by the coding sequence ATGTTTGTGGTGGCGAATTTGATAGACGCCGTAGCGGGCGTAATTGATATAGTGCTTACTATTTATATGTGGATCATTATTATAGCTGCCTTAATCTCCTGGGTAAATCCCGATCCGTATAATCCCATTGTTCGTTTTCTCTATAGTGTGACCGAGCCTGTTTTTGGGATCGTGCGGCGCCATCTCCCTTTGCCTGCCATGGGGATTGACTTCTCTCCCATCATAGTCTTGTTGGTAATTGTGTTCTTGCAGCAGTTTCTCGTGAAGACCTTGCACCAGATCGCCGTAAACCTTCAATAG
- the hfq gene encoding RNA chaperone Hfq, with protein MPKTHFNIQDQFLNQVRKARIKVEALLISGDSIKGYVRSFDSFCIILEDADDIRLIYKHALTQIKPAETGVKIPGLV; from the coding sequence ATGCCAAAGACTCATTTCAACATTCAAGATCAATTTCTGAATCAGGTGCGAAAAGCCCGAATTAAAGTTGAAGCCCTTCTCATATCGGGCGATTCCATCAAGGGGTACGTCCGTAGTTTCGACAGCTTCTGTATCATCCTGGAAGACGCGGACGACATCAGGTTGATCTACAAGCATGCCCTGACCCAGATTAAGCCCGCAGAGACAGGGGTGAAGATCCCAGGCCTCGTGTAA
- a CDS encoding ankyrin repeat domain-containing protein, which translates to MDEKLWSAASSGDLAKVKALLAKGANPTIKDQYGYTPLILACSEGRTEMVAELLAAGADPNATTQSNWTALLWASSMGYPEIAKMLVERGADLEAKDQYGATSLMKACRRGHLEVAVALLEKGADVHARDEYGWTPLMRACRRGALELAAALLEKGADVEAKDQYGATALIIAVSECRTDVVRLLVEKGADVTAKDRNGWTALMWASSMGHSQIVGLLRDHGAK; encoded by the coding sequence ATGGATGAAAAGCTTTGGAGTGCAGCCAGTTCGGGGGATTTGGCCAAAGTGAAGGCCCTGTTGGCCAAAGGCGCCAATCCAACCATCAAAGACCAGTACGGTTACACGCCCCTGATTCTGGCCTGCTCTGAAGGTCGAACGGAAATGGTCGCAGAGTTGCTGGCAGCGGGAGCGGATCCAAATGCTACGACCCAGTCGAACTGGACCGCCTTGCTGTGGGCTTCGTCGATGGGATATCCGGAAATCGCGAAAATGCTGGTGGAAAGAGGAGCGGACCTTGAGGCAAAGGACCAGTACGGCGCAACCTCATTGATGAAGGCTTGCCGAAGAGGTCACTTGGAAGTGGCGGTCGCGCTTCTGGAAAAAGGTGCGGATGTCCATGCTCGGGACGAATACGGATGGACGCCGTTGATGCGGGCCTGCCGCCGAGGCGCTCTGGAACTCGCTGCAGCGTTGCTGGAAAAAGGCGCGGATGTAGAGGCCAAAGACCAGTACGGGGCAACGGCCCTGATTATTGCAGTATCCGAGTGCCGGACGGACGTTGTCAGACTTCTCGTGGAGAAGGGCGCGGATGTCACAGCTAAGGACAGGAACGGATGGACTGCTTTAATGTGGGCCTCATCCATGGGCCATAGCCAAATCGTGGGCCTTTTGCGGGATCACGGGGCAAAGTAG
- a CDS encoding YggU family protein, whose amino-acid sequence MYLRDHSEGVTIEARIAPNASRNAIMLDSAGRLIIRLTAPPTEGKANKSLVKFLAKRLGVAPSSITIVRGHASRDKVLLVSGLDELTARRRLEAGT is encoded by the coding sequence ATGTATCTTAGAGATCATTCGGAAGGGGTTACCATAGAGGCCAGGATTGCTCCAAATGCCTCCCGCAACGCAATCATGTTAGATAGCGCCGGCCGGCTGATAATTAGGCTTACGGCCCCTCCTACGGAGGGGAAAGCCAACAAGAGTCTGGTAAAGTTCCTGGCCAAACGGCTGGGAGTTGCCCCATCCTCAATCACAATCGTTCGGGGACATGCTTCCAGGGACAAGGTGTTGCTTGTAAGCGGTTTGGACGAACTCACCGCCAGACGCCGATTGGAGGCCGGCACGTGA